Within the Pan troglodytes isolate AG18354 chromosome 2, NHGRI_mPanTro3-v2.0_pri, whole genome shotgun sequence genome, the region CAATACAGGCTGAAAGTCATTCTCAACTCTGATATCCTAGGCATCTAAAATTCTAGCAAATCATTATAgcagatatttattttactattactaTGTGCATGTGCTATCCTCAACACTTTAATCATTAGTTAATACTACAACTCCATGAAGTAGATACTATTTTCAAACTcactttacagattaggaaattaAGGTACTAAGAGGATAACGAATTTGCCCTAACAGCAAGTAAGAAGATATTCACTCACAGCTTGATCAACAAGTGAACAAAAATAACCATGTTTTGCAGGTTAACCTCCGGTATGTAGCTTAACCATTCATTGATTACTTGTTGTCCCCATCACCACCTAGAAGGATGTCATCAACTCCTCAAAGCAACCATAGGCAAAACGTACACAGATGagcgtggctgtgttccaataaccTTTTACTTAGGGACAATgacatttaaatttcatataatttgcATATGGcacaaaatattcttttactttttaattgtaaaaaccATTCCTAGTtcatggaatgttcaaacattggCACACAGGCTATAGCTGCCGAGACCCCGCCCTAGAACACTCCAATCCCAGTGAACCCATCCACAGTGTCGTGCTGCACGGCTGGCCGcctcttctttcttaaaatgaccttctttatgtttttttttcaattttttcttgtaaCATCATTAATTCTTATAACATTCTTTTTGTTCTCCTCCTCCTAAGACTGTTCCTTCTCAAACACCTTAGCTCCTCTTAAATGTGCATCTAGCCCAGTATGGGGTGTCCAGGAGGCaatcaataagtatttgtgaaatgaatgaatctAGGTGGAGTGAATCAAGTCTATGTATCCACAGTCTAGACTCCTCTCCTAAGGCCCAGATCACCTAGTCCAATaccctcattttaaagatgagtccCCTAATGCTTGGGCCAAGGTCAAGTGGGGTGTCTGGCCATCAGGCCCAGATCTAGGTCTTCCAACCATTAGCGTAGTGGTTGCCCCACTGTGTGCTTGAGATGGGAGCAAACAGTTCCACTGCCTCCCTACTCCACCTCCTTCCCTGCGCTCCacctccttccctgccctccacaTCCCTGCAGGACAGAGAGCGGCCTCAAGAGGCTTACGTACATGgtaaggtttctctcctgtgtggatTCGCAGGTGGCTCTTCAGAGTCTGAAGGTGCCGGAAACGGGTGCCACAGATTTCACAGGGATAGGGCTTCTCACCAGTGTGGATAAGCACGTGGGCACGGAGGTGGGCCACCTGAACGAAGAAGAAAGCATGAGAGGTCTTCTGAGGTGGGCTGCAGGCCTCTGGGCAGCCCTTCATTAGCACACAGCCAGTGAGTGGGCCTTTCTCCAGGCCACTCTGCTCACCTGCACACGGGGACTGAGTGGGCCTTTCTCCAGGCCACTCTGCTCACCTGCTCATGGGGACAGAGTGGGCCTTTCTCCAGGCCACTCTGCTCACCTGCACACGGGGACTGAGTGGGCCTTTCTCCAGGCCACTCTGCTCACCTGCTCATGGGGACAGAGTGGGCCTTTCTCCAGGCCACTCTGCTCACCTGCACATGGGGACTGAGTGGGCCTTTCTCCTGTCCACTCCGCTCGCCTGCCCGCTCCGCTCGCCCGCCCGCTCCGCCCACCCGCCCACTCCGCTCGCCTGCCCGCTCCGCTCGCCCGCCCGCTTCGCCCGCCCGCTTTGCCCGCCCGCCCGCTCCGCTCGCCCGCCCGCTCCGCTCGCCCGCCCGCTCCGCTCACCTGTACAAATCTGGCTCCGCAGGTTTCGCATTTGTAGGGCTTCTCTCCAGAGTGAATTCGAGTGTGGGTTTTCAGGTTGGCTGGCCGGTTGAACTGGGCCCCACAGATGTTGCAACGATAGGGTTTCTCACCTATTaccaagaaaaagggaaaaagaaaagccatattCAATAAGGAAGGCCTCTGCAGTCCCTGGCTCCTGGATTTCTAAGCAGCCTGCTCCTCCCTGAGGCCACTTGTGTTTTCCTTTCCCTTAGGGAATGTGAGAGAGAGAATCCAGGGGCCTGCCCCCACGCCTGCCAgccctctctcacacacacacctgcatacCTCGCAGGGGACCAGGGCCAAGAAACAAGTGGCGGCATGGAGTAGCAACAATGCCAGGTGTGGGATAGGAGAGGGGGAGATTCCAGGAAGCCTGGGCTTTAGAACCAGCTTTGTCATTAGGATTATCTGCCTGTGGAACCTGGACAAGTCACtctccttctctgggcctcagtttccctctctggAACCTGAGGGGCTACTTCAGATTACCTGGGAAGGTTCTTCTAGCTTTTCCCTTGGATAAGACAGATTCACTCATCAACTCATTCACCAGGGAGACACAGTCAGGCTGCTCTAGTTTCTCTCTTTTAGAACAAACAGATTTTTCCGCTTGTGGCAACTACAGCTGGATTCCATTTGCAAGAGGGGTGGGGCTTGGGTCTGAGTAGATGCTCAGCAGAGGAAACCAATAGAATGGCTGAACCTTCCTTCATGGAAAGTTTTTGGGATAATAGGGCCATTTACGgtactaagagagtagattttaaacaaCAATCAGGTCATGAGAAGCTACCTGGTAAAGGAATGTGAGTTGATAAGGAACAAGTCATTGAAACAAATCAACAggcttttttttctggctttacaAAAATCGAATCTATTTGTCTTTCCCAGACTTAGTCTCTTTACCTGTACAGTGGGATTAACACTTCTGACCCCAGCAAAGGCAGAAAAGCAGGATAGAGCATCTCAGAGGAAAGACAAAGGATACAGGGAGTGGATGAGTCAAGTCACTAAGCAAAGACAAGACAGGGTTAGACCCCTCGTTCAGGCCAGGATGGGGCCTGCCTCCTGCCTTGCCCCACCAGGTCTCCAGGCCCCACACAGCTTTCTCTAGGATCCTCTCCCTGTCCTGCCCCAATAATTGTGGAGAGTTCGGGTCGTGTGGGGCAGGGCCATACCGGTATGGACGGTCTTGTGGCTGGCGAGGTTGCCCTTGTAGCGGAAGGAGGCCTGGCAGCGGTCACACTTGTAGGGTTTGTCGCTGTGGGTCTGCAGCGTGTGCCTCTTGAGTGAGGCCTCCTCAGAGAAGCGACAGTCACACTCATTGCAGAAGAAGGCCCCGTTCTCTGTTGGAGGGTGGCAGGGGGACACCAAAGTCAGCACGAGGAAGGGAGATAGGGCTCTAAGGCCGCTCTCCTCTGTAGCTACCCCTTGTGCCAAACTGAACTCTCAGTCCCTCACTCACCCACCCGACATTCATGGGAGCTCGGAGCAAAGGATCTGTGgggactttatttttcttatcattcAGAGTCTTAGCCatagagaagggagaaaggagatgGACTGAATTAAGGTACAGAAGGGAAGCTCAAACCAACAGGTGCTCAGAGGGCCTGCACCAGTTTGAGGAAAGCTCAACAGAGATTTTCTTTCCCCAAGAGCTCtgagaattgatttttaaaaataagtttacagttttatttacatttatacacAGAAGCCCTAGGGCAAGACCCTTTACCTCTGAGcctctctctgtatctctgtctTCAAAGTCACATAATAAATCCCTGTCCTGCCTACCTCACAGGAGGATATTAtattacacaaaataaaacacaaagcatTCCAGGAATGTAAGATATAGGTCAAATTCAATTCTACTTTGAGGTCACTGAAGGAGGAATCAATGACGAACACTCTGTGGTCACCCTTGCACCTATTTGGATTTCATGTCTCCAAATCCTCCTGTGAGATTGGGAGACCAAAGCTGATGGTGGAAGTgggaacagaggcccagagaaaaagaactggAGTGCAGAGCAAAGGCAAACTAGCCAGGGTGCAGGAGGGGACAGTCCCCGCTCTCCCATCTATGGGTCCATGACCCTGTGCCAAATCTCTTGGTGTAAGcagctgatttattttttcatttgttgtaaCAATTTGAAAATGAGAAGTCACGGTGATTTTACCCTGATTAGGTACTACTGGGCTCTATTACTGTAGCCAGAGCTGGGCGAAGAATTAGACTTTTTTTGTCTGGTAAAAACTGGGAATGCCAACCACCAACTATCCAGAAACTGCAATTTAATAATTCTCTTCAACTGTTTTAACTCGACTAATATTACTGAGTTCCTACCCCATGCTAGGGACTTACTACTACCTATGGGGGATGTGAGAATGAATAAGGTCAGATGCTTCTCCTTACAGAATGTACAGCCTGGCAGAGAATAACATGCACACAGGTCAGTCCTAGTCATTTTGGTATAGAGGAATGGAGAAAGCTCTGGGAGTTACAGCCAGCCCCACAAGCTACTTTTGCTGGCGTGAAGCTAAAATGACTGTATGGTAAGTCTTGATTACCCCAGATCAACTCTAAAACCCCATCCCTTGCTTTGGTTAACCCAGTTCCCTAAGAAGTGAAGCGTGGGATGAATGGCTGGTGACTTGGAGTGCCAGTGGACTTCCAATTGAGGACTGCTCCAATCAGAGACAACAGCATAAGTAAAATGGAGCACAAAACCTATGGAGCAGAGGGGCCTTCCTTCTCCCTGacaagaggagggagggaaaaggactCACCACAGCTAGAATCTGAGTACTCAGACTGGGTCTCTCCCATCTCCTCAGGGAACGTGGGGCCAGCGGTGTGGAGGCACATCTCTGCGTGCTGTGGGGACTGAGAGCCGCAGGACGTGCACTTCGGGGGGTGCATGTACAGTGGTGAGTGGCTCTCGCTGCTGCTGCGGGGAGAGCCCGTCATGGACCTATGGACAGGAGTAAAGACAGCCTCAGCACCTGGGGCAGGGCCTCAAGACCACCCTCTCCTCCCTGTGTGTAGGCAAGCCCAGAGGCCAGAGCTGGGCTGCCCACTCAAGCTCTGAGACCCCAGAGTTGTCCTCAAGTTTATCTCCAAACAGTATCTGCAGAAAGATCACTGACCAGGGTCAAACTGAGCCAGAGCTTCCCCGCAGCCCACAATCTCTCTCAGTCCAAGGGTAGTAGGATGGTCCCCTGCTACATCAAGACCACAGGAAGTGCCTGTGGGATTTATAGAATGCTATTCTGCCCCAGAAGGGAATTATCTCTCTtgctatgaaaaaatatacaCTACTTAAGTGTAATATACTTCCTTACTTAGACTAACTCAATCTACAGGCACTGATTCCACACCTCTAATAGGCTCAGCAATTCaggcaagaaaagaagaaacccCTGCACCCATCAGAAGAAATGACATGGAACCCTGCCCAGGTAACCCCTGACCTCAGACCCAGACAGTCTCTGAAATCACCTGTTAACGATGTTATTGAGCCGGCTGGCTTGTGGGATGGTGGAGTCCTCCCCGCTGGCACTGAGCTTGGTTGGGGACTGGAGGTCAAGGTTCTCAGGCTCCATGGGTGGCTGGCAGGCAGGTGGGGCCGTGTAGGCTCGTGGGGAAAGGCGGCCCAGCTCAGCCTGCTCAGGCCCCTCTGGTTTGGCATTCTGGTTGAGGCTGTTGAGCACGATGAACTTGTATTTCTTCCAGTTGCAGGCTTTGGGGTCAGTGGGGCTCTTGGCTGGAGGGGAGCCAGAAGCCTGGAGGATGCAGGCATTCTTACTGCTGCAGGACTCTGTGGGCGAGTTGGGCTGGCAGTCAGATTTCTGGGGGCTCTGTGGACTAACCAGACCCTTCCGGTTCAGGGGTGCATTGGGGGGCTCGAAATGCAGGGCAATCTCATCTTCCGAGGAGggtctctcttcttctttgcTGGCCTTGTCACAAGGGAAGTAGGGGGCATTTCGGGCTGAGGGGGCAGCAGGCTTGAGGCCCTCAGCCACACTGTAGTGCATATCACTTCGTGCCTCTTCTGGGACTGTTTCCTTGGGTGAATAGATATTGCTGTGGCACACATTGGGGGACACCTCCAAAGTCGGCCGGCTGTACTCACCAGGGACTGGCCTGGCACTATCACATGGGAGTGCCCGCTCCTTGGGGAAGGGGTTGGCCACAGGCATCCGGACATCCCGAAACTCCTCATCGGAGAAGAGGAGGCTGCTGACAGGGAGGTGGCTGTACATGGAATAAGAGGCTGGCGGTGTGGACAGGCCACTGTACAGGCTGGGGGCAAAGGCTCTGCTCTCACACCCAGGGGCGCTCCTCAGTGGCAGGTTGTTCTCCACCACCTCACGACCCCGATAGGCCATGATGTCTTGGGGCATCAGCATCCGGCTGTTGAGGAACTCTTCACGAGGGGGCTTGATGGCAGGAACCATCTCTGCTtcactgtgaaagaaaaaaaagaggaaagacacCAGCCCCAAATCAGAACTGTTAAATAGATGACCTTCCAGTGACACTTATATAACCACATCTGTGTTTGAATTAGCTAGACATAGGTGACGTGGCTCTGGAGCAGGGAACCACAATTACAACGCATTTATGCTAGAAGCCTGGAAATCCAGCCTGAAATTGggaagactgaggcccagagaagggaagtgaGTTACCGGCATGATCTATGCCTGATTAGACATAATCTTGTATGTTTAAGGCACATATCTATGCATGTGTGTGAATCTATAGCTCTTCTGATGTTATGAAATTTTATAGCTCACATAAAACTTTCAAAGCCCTTATCTCACTTCACCCATGCAAAAtcctgaaaggaaggaaaggtggttattattatctccattttacacataGGGAAACAGGAAAAGAATTTATACAATGTTGGTATGACACTTTTGGAGGATCATACACAAACGAGTAACCTACTGAAGAAAGAACTTGTCCCAGATGCTGATGAAAGTTTACATAGAGAACAGGCAGCAAACGCCAATGTATGAATCCCTGGTCTAGAGCAGCCAGACCTGGTTTGCAAACCTAGCTGTGCCACTTAGCAGCTGGTGACATGGAGCCAGTTACTCAGCCATTCTAAGCACAAGGCCTGAGCCACTGAAAGTACTTGTAAATGACAGCAATGATGATCTTGCCACCGTCATCACTCACAGGAGACAAAGAACTCTAGCTGTATATACCTGAAGGAACATCATGTGGGTGAAATAAATAGGCAAGCTCACCATGATCACAGTTAACGGAGCTAGAACCCATAAGAAGGTTAAAGAGAAGCCAAAAAGAGAAGCTTTCTAACTGTCCAAGGTATGCTGTGTGGTTCTGGGAACACTGAGTTCCTGGCTCCTGGAGGTTTTCAAACACAGCCTGGAAAACCCTTCTGTTTGAGCGAGGATGCAATCACCCTAGCATGGCTGGATCAAAAGGTTCTAAAGAAGTTAAGCTCTGAGTCTCTGTTGCACTTAGTGAAGCTCTTCACTTCTTTGGATCTCAAGCTCCTCACCTTTAAATGAAGGTCATGTCTTATCACCCCTCAGGTAGGAGATTAAACTCAGTGAACTCCATTCAATTCAATAAATGTCCTGCCTAGTAGGAGCAGCGTGACATAAAAGGTGAGTAAGATAGCCCCTATAACCTTGAGCAGCTCACAGTCTGGTCGGGAACTAAGGCACATATGTAAATAGTTATAATAGAAGTCTAAAGGAGAACTaaaatacatatgcaaatattaaaatagaaggaAAGTTTAAAGCACCGGCAAAATGCTTCACAACACAGAGGAAGAGCTGAGGGAGGAAAAGTGTTAATCAGAAAAACTTCCATGGAAGAGCTGGCATCCAAGATTAGCCTTGCAGgatgggtgggaggagagggtaTATTAAGTGAATGGAAGAAAGCAAGATGCGGTAATGCATAGGACATACCTGTATAGCCACAGGAGTTAAGTCTGCCTGGGGCACAAGAGTTAAGAAGAGCAGAAGTGTGCAACAAGAGTGGAAATGTGGGTTGCAGCATATCATAGAGGAGTATTTTTTCTGTATGCACGAATTATCAAAGGTTTCTGATTGGGGACTATCTCTTCCATCTCTGAGGCTTCCATCCGGGTAGCAACTCACCTGGCCTTAATAAACTTCCGGCAAGTGTCCACAACATGCTCCATCTGCAGGTACATAGCCGTGGCCATCACAGCCATGATGTTGCCCTCCCGCAAATTGAGCCGAGATGTGTACATAAAGTCCAGGAGGATGCAGAATCCCTCAGGGTTGATCTCAGGATCTAGATTGATCACACTAAGGTTGCATTTCAACTGGTCTGTAAAGATGCTATAGAACAGGCcactgtaaaacaaacaaatgtcCCACTATAGTAGACATATAGAATCTGTGATCCCTTACAGTCAGCACTGATACTCAGCCCCTTTCCCCTGGGCCTACCTCCAGAACTTCTATGGTAATTAATAATAGCTGCTATTTATGGAGAGCTTACCAAATGTCAGGAGTCATTAAGCACCTTACATACATTATCCTTTGCTCCTTACAACCCTGCAAGGTAGGTACTATCATTCTCTGCCTTTACAAATAGGGGAACTAAGATCAGAGGGGTTAAGTGAATATTCTTGAAGTCACAGGGCCTGTTTTCCTTTTAGTCTTAACTGTACAGATTACCAGAGTTAAATTTAGCCCCCATTTGCAGTAACTATTCTTAATCTACCTTTGTCATAAGCATTCCTTCTTGTTCCATTgcatttatacttatttttaaaattctatctcTTTTTAGAATTTGGGTATgaatgacaaataaataaaaatatgcctACATCTATACTCTACTGCTTTTATCAAAGTTCATAGATTAACAGAGGGTCTGTTATTCCTTGAAGACCCAAGTCAAACCCTAAGCAATGCCTCCAGGTGCCATGCTGTCTGGTGGTGGAAAGAGTACTCAATTGTAAAGAAGAATTCTGGGCTATCATCTTGATTCTTGATTCTACTTTTTCTGAGTGGGTTGCCAGAAGTGAGCCAGACTTCCACCAAGTAGCTATGCAACTGTGGGTAAGATATTTAGCTTCTCTGCATCTTGCTTTACTCATCTTCAAAGTAGGAGGAACAATCATGTCTACCTTATAGTGTTGTGgcaagaataaaaatgtaaaggataTAGAAtgatgcctggcatatagtaagcattcACCAAACATTATCTGTTATTTTTATATCTCCATAAGCCTCTGTTATTTCCACTATTAAAAATCAGGTGCTTAGAGTAGATGTTGGATAAGTTTTCAAATAGCAATAGAGATCTCTGATTCTGTATCATTTAACCTCCCTGTGCTTTCCTTttaccatctataaaatgaaggcaATAGTGTAATGCATAACACTGAAGACTACTAAAAAGATCCAGGGAGATGATATCATGTAATATAAAATTGCTCTGAAAACTCGAAATACTTGATAAACATGAAGAATCAGCTAGTTCACTCTCACTAACTCTTGCATATACTCTGAACACCCATGGAAATTCAGTTGtagcataaaataaatacatttatagcaTAAAAGAGCAAAACATGTCAAATTAACTTGCTTAAGCTACTTAAAGACAAAGAAAGTTCATTTgaaatcttttctcattttttcactGGTTAACTGAACTTATTCTCCATGTCTGCCCCAAACACATCCTTTCTTGGGGCAGTATATAATTTTTCCCCCTCTATGCCCACAGAACAtggctctttcttttctaaaagtgcattcattcattcattcattcattcacttgggaGCCTACTGTGCCACACCATGGTGCTGAGATCTGGAGACAAAGCGAGACGTCATCCCAGATGCAGTAAAAGGCCCACATGTTCTGCCTTGCTTGGCTGCCAGCACCATCACCCCACTTTGACTCACCCACCCTTTCCTTTCAGATCCCTCACCTGCAGGCCATGAGGACCGTTTTATGGGCTCTAAACTGCTCACGGCTCACAACAATGACAACATCAGTCAAGATGTCTCGACTCCGGAGACGATTAAGGTTGAGAAGAACATCACTGGCATGGCGGGTGAACTGGATACAGCTGTCAGCCGGCGAGGCCATTTTGTCTTCACTTGAAAAAAGAGGCCAAAATCCTGTTAGTCCTCCAGAACCTGTTTCCTGCTTGCCACGGGTATCAGAGCAGGTGGCTCAACCTGCTAAGGTACAGAATGCAACTCAGGTCCCTTGTGTTTGATCTTTGAACAATTCATAGTCCAACTCTGGCCATTATTCTTCACAGTTTTAAAATAGGGAGAATAACTTTTATCCAACAAGTTGGGATAGAAAGCCCTTTAGGGGAAAAGCAAAgggaatgaatatttgttgagtgtttttccCACATACCAAATACTCTGCCAAGCACTGACAGGCAGTGAGTATGTTGCAATGGAGAGacactgtgttttttgtttttgtttttgttttttgagacggagtctcacactgtcacccaggctgaagtgcaatagtgcaatctcagctcactgcaagctccgccttcctgtgttcaagtgattctcctgcctcggtctcctgagtagctgggattacaggtgcctgccaccatgcccagctaatttttttgtatttttagtagagatagtgtttcactatgttggccaggctgggtctcaaactcctgacctcgtgatctgcccaacttggcctcccaaagtgctgggattacaggcatgagccaccgcgcccggtcgagACACTGTGTTTTAAGATTATCAGGCTAGACTTGCCCTTTGCTAGCTGTGGGACTTTAAGCAGGTTGTTTACTGGTTTGGGGCTTTGGTTTCCCCAAATGGAAGTAGTAATACCTATGTGGTTATAAAAGTTAGAAATACATTCCTCGTTCATAGGAGGCTCTCAAAACTCACAGCTATTCTCATAGGTATCTTATTTCATCATCTCAGTCACCATTGGTCTCTCTCTACTGTTAGGCTTTAGAGTTGCCTGACTTTTGTACCTCGAGGAGCTAGCATATTGTTGGTGCACATTAGCTGGCTAAATTAGTTTGTACAAAGAAAGAGTAACAGAATGACTGACCAAGCAAGTGTTAAGACAGTCTAATACAGAGGTGAAGGATGAGGACTAGGAGTGATGTAGAGGGAACTGGTTATCCTTGTCTCATATAATGAACAGTGGCAAAGTTCACAGAGACACATGTATTGGCAAATTCAAAAGAAACAGTTTGTCCCAACATTTTaaagcatataattttatttacttacccAATGCCTTGCTTCACAGTCCAAAATTTTGCTCAAAACCtacagagaagagaagaaagcaaaCAGAAATTGATTTAACGAATGTAAGATTGTCCACTATAGTCTTATTTTAGGACATACACATTTAGTTTTGCTTTGATAGTTGCAGCTTGCCAGCTGGTGTGGTTTT harbors:
- the BCL6 gene encoding B-cell lymphoma 6 protein; translated protein: MASPADSCIQFTRHASDVLLNLNRLRSRDILTDVVIVVSREQFRAHKTVLMACSGLFYSIFTDQLKCNLSVINLDPEINPEGFCILLDFMYTSRLNLREGNIMAVMATAMYLQMEHVVDTCRKFIKASEAEMVPAIKPPREEFLNSRMLMPQDIMAYRGREVVENNLPLRSAPGCESRAFAPSLYSGLSTPPASYSMYSHLPVSSLLFSDEEFRDVRMPVANPFPKERALPCDSARPVPGEYSRPTLEVSPNVCHSNIYSPKETVPEEARSDMHYSVAEGLKPAAPSARNAPYFPCDKASKEEERPSSEDEIALHFEPPNAPLNRKGLVSPQSPQKSDCQPNSPTESCSSKNACILQASGSPPAKSPTDPKACNWKKYKFIVLNSLNQNAKPEGPEQAELGRLSPRAYTAPPACQPPMEPENLDLQSPTKLSASGEDSTIPQASRLNNIVNRSMTGSPRSSSESHSPLYMHPPKCTSCGSQSPQHAEMCLHTAGPTFPEEMGETQSEYSDSSCENGAFFCNECDCRFSEEASLKRHTLQTHSDKPYKCDRCQASFRYKGNLASHKTVHTGEKPYRCNICGAQFNRPANLKTHTRIHSGEKPYKCETCGARFVQVAHLRAHVLIHTGEKPYPCEICGTRFRHLQTLKSHLRIHTGEKPYHCEKCNLHFRHKSQLRLHLRQKHGAITNTKVQYRVSATDLPPELPKAC